TAATAGTATGAGATTCTCCTTTTAAGGCATTAACTAACAACTGAGTAGTTTCTTTTCTACTATTTAAAATTTTCTTTTTATGGATTGGTGTCCAACGTTTCGAAACCGTTGCCCCAACTAAATGAATAATAGCATCTACATTTTTAAAACAACCATCATCAATCTCTTGCAATTTTGGATCCCAATAAAAACCTTGGTAGTTTTCTGTTTGTTGAATTTTAGATTTACTGGTTGTTAAGTAATTAACTGCAATACCCTTTTTATGAAATAGTTTCACAATTTCCTGTCCTATAAGCCCCGTTGCTCCAGTTATTAAAACGCGCATTTTCTTTTTATTTTAAAGTTACAAAATGATAATGTAGTTTACTAACTATTTGTATTAGGTTTAACATAACAGTTATATTGTAAAATTAAAAATGCTAATTATGAAGCTTATTGAAAAAAAGTAATGTTATTTAGTAGTATCTACTATTTGGCCAACAAAAATTAAAGCCTTTTCGTAGCCCGAAGCATTTCACGCTTTCCTGGAGGACCAGGTAAACGTTCTACTTCAAAACCCACGGCTTGCATAGCACGACGTACGCTTCCTTTTGCAGAATAAGTTACTAAAACACCATGAAATTTTAAAGCATCATACATTTTTTTAAAAATGGCTTCTGTCCACAATTCTGGTTGTACGCGTGCTCCAAAAGCATCAAAATAAATAATGTTGTATGTATCTACTTCTTCAATTTCGTTGAAAAATTTATGCTGTTTTAATAAAGAAAAATTAGGTGTTATTATATTCCGCTCATTCCAAGAAACTTCATGAAGCTTTTTAAATAATACGTCTTTTTCTGTCGCTTGTAATTCTTTAGGATAATTTAACTGATTAATTTCTTCCATTAAAACAGGATAGCCTTCAACACCACAATAACCAATATTTAGTTTTAATTTTTCGGCTTCTAATAGAGTTATAAACGTATTTAAACCTGTGCCAAACCCTATTTCTAAAATAGATATAGATGGATGAGATTCTGAAATAATTTCAGAATGACAAAAATGATGCAAACCATGTTTTATAAAAACATGACAAGCTTCCTGAATGGCTCCGTGTTTAGAATGATATTGCTCATCCCATTCTGGTAAATGAATGGTTGATGAACCATCTCCTGTTATTACAATTTCTCTTTCCAAATTATTGTTTTAATAAAACACCATCTGCTTCAAAAGCATACGTTCTTTTAGGTTTTCTTATTGAATCTATAGCTTGTTTTGTTTTTCCCGCATCTTCAGCATAATGCCGTTGCTCATCAACAGAAACTTCTTCTACAAAAGCTTTTCCATTTACAATAACCTCTTGACCTGCGATGTCTTTTGGCATAAAAAACCCGTAGTCTTTAAACTTTACCATC
The nucleotide sequence above comes from Flavobacteriaceae bacterium HL-DH10. Encoded proteins:
- the mnmD gene encoding tRNA (5-methylaminomethyl-2-thiouridine)(34)-methyltransferase MnmD; protein product: MEREIVITGDGSSTIHLPEWDEQYHSKHGAIQEACHVFIKHGLHHFCHSEIISESHPSISILEIGFGTGLNTFITLLEAEKLKLNIGYCGVEGYPVLMEEINQLNYPKELQATEKDVLFKKLHEVSWNERNIITPNFSLLKQHKFFNEIEEVDTYNIIYFDAFGARVQPELWTEAIFKKMYDALKFHGVLVTYSAKGSVRRAMQAVGFEVERLPGPPGKREMLRATKRL